Genomic DNA from Vanrija pseudolonga chromosome 3, complete sequence:
AACTCGGGGTTGACGGTGAAGACAATCCTGGGTGCGTTGGACGCtggtgctgcggctgcgACTGGCGCTGGCTTTGTCGCCGAGACAAACATGGGCTCGTCGTCTGACCCAGCGTCGCGCTCTGAGGCGatggcggtgtcggcgtctgGCACTTCGACAGGCTCCTCTTCGCCGTACCCGCCCAGGTCctgcgagggcgaggaagggcggtccggcggcgacggggaagACGACTTGGCGTACtcagcgagggcggcaagtgGCGCCTCGGAGCTGGGCCTGCGCTTGCCAGAACGACTGCCGTACGTGACTGGCGGCGGTCGAGACATAGCAAGGTGTGAGGTGCTTGATGATGGGTGTTGGAGGAAGAGAGGAGATATTGGCGGATGAAGAAGAGTGAGTCGGGGAATAAagggaagaagaagaagaagaaggaagGCAAAGAAGGAAGAcgggggtgagcgggggctgggttgggttgggtgaGAAGTTAGAGaggtggggggtggtgggtgatTCAACtttgggggggggggcgcgcggcgcagcggcacgAGGGCGTCGTGGTGGGACGTGTGTCGAGTGTCGCGCCGAACGTCTGTGCGACCGACACACACGCATGTCCTTTGACACGTCAACCGCCTGGATGCGGCGCAGAGCGACGGCAGGcgggcagcaggcaggcaggcggcatgCCAtgacgagacgagacggcgACCAGGTCGGGGGCGCAGTAGTGGCGGGGGCATggcgtgtggtgtgtgtgtatgGTCAGGGGGCACTGTGTGAGgggcgcagcaggcgcacAGATCATGCCAAAGGAGGTACGACGCTCTTGTCCAAAGGAAGGGGCGCAGGGGGGCAGGGGGGCACCCACTTTGAGTCGTCGATACGCGTCTGTGGGTCATTCTGCCACAACACGTCAGCGCGTCAGCGGTGGTGAGCATTATCAGGAgcgacccgctcgccgccaaagccaTGCCTGTGCATCCCACCCAACTTCACTCCTCTTTGGGCAAGCCCTCACTCAAGTACTTGCCCCACTTGACCAAGTCGACATTACCACCGCTGATGATAATGCcgaccttcttgcccttgaggtCGATGCCAGCGTGGCgagcggccgcgagcgacaATGCGCCAGTAGGCTCCACCACAATCTTGAGGCGTTCAGCGTAGAACTTGAtcgactcgacgagctgctcgtcggtggcggTGAGAATGTCCGCCACGCCCTCCGACACGATCTTGAACGTGATCTCGCCTGGCGCCTGGGTCTGCGCACCGTCTGCAATCGTCTTGGGGACTGGGATCTTGACAATCTCGCCCTTGCGGTACGATTGCTGGAAGTCGTCCCCGGCAgctggctcgacgccgtaCACCTTGGCGTTCGGCGCGAGGCCCTTGGCAGCGAGGATCGTGCCCGAGAGcaagccaccaccgccgagggGGGCGAAGATGTAGTCGAGATCTGGGACctccttgagcagctcgtACGCGACTGTTCCCTGGCCGGTGATCACACCGTTGTGGTTGTATGGCGGCACAACGGTCGCACCACGCTCAGCAGCGATGCGGCGGGAGATGGCGTCTCGGTCCTCCGTGAAGCGGTCGTACgtgaccacctcggcgccatagccgcgcgtggcggcgagcttggcgggcggcgcgtccttCGGCATGACGATCGTGGCcgggatgccgaggagcttggcgcTCAGCGCGATCGCCTGCGCATGGTTGCCAGACGAGAAGGCAATCACGCCGGCCTTCTTCTGCTCGGGGGTGAACTGCGAGAGGGTGTTGTACGCGCCGCGGAACTTGAAGGCACCCATGCGCTGGAAGTTCTCGGCCTTGAAGTAgacctccgcgccgaggagcgcgttggccgtggtcgaggtgAGCACGGGCGTCTTGTGCGCGACGCCCTCGatgcgcttggcggcggcctcgacgtcagCAAAGGTGGGGAGCGCGTCGGTGGTCATTGTGAGATGGGGGAGTGGGGGTGGATGGGATCAGTGTAAGCGAGAGATTG
This window encodes:
- the SRR gene encoding Serine racemase — protein: MTTDALPTFADVEAAAKRIEGVAHKTPVLTSTTANALLGAEVYFKAENFQRMGAFKFRGAYNTLSQFTPEQKKAGVIAFSSGNHAQAIALSAKLLGIPATIVMPKDAPPAKLAATRGYGAEVVTYDRFTEDRDAISRRIAAERGATVVPPYNHNGVITGQGTVAYELLKEVPDLDYIFAPLGGGGLLSGTILAAKGLAPNAKVYGVEPAAGDDFQQSYRKGEIVKIPVPKTIADGAQTQAPGEITFKIVSEGVADILTATDEQLVESIKFYAERLKIVVEPTGALSLAAARHAGIDLKGKKVGIIISGGNVDLVKWGKYLSEGLPKEE